The Amycolatopsis methanolica 239 nucleotide sequence CGAGGCGATCATCAGCCCGAGGCCGAGCAGGATCAGGTTGACGTCGTCGCCCTGCTCGATGGCGAAGAAGAAGAACAACGCGGTCGCCGGCAACGAGAGCAGGCGCCACCAGCGCAGCGGCTTCGGAGTGTGCTGCACGACCGCACCGACCGGGTTGCTCACCACCCGCCGCAACCCGAGCACGGCGGCCAGCAGCACCAGCGCAGGCACGGCGACCAGCACGAACACAGTCAGCCCGACCGGCACGCGGAAGTCACCGGCGAGCCACGTGCCGCCGTCCCACCGCACCAGCCGGGCCAGCGACCACAGCAGCGGGCTGATCGCCCAGCCGAGCAGCGCGCCAGCGACCGCGGCGATCCCGGTCTCGGCCGCGGTGATCGACACGACCTGTCCGGGTGTCGCGCCGGCCAGGCGCAGGGCCGCCAGCCGCTGTTCGCGGCGGGCCGCGATGAGCCGCGCCGAGGAGGCCACCAGCACCAGGCTCGGCACCAGCAGCACCACGACCCCGACCCCGGCCAGCAGCGTGAGCAGCGCGTCCACCCGCGCCTCCGACGGCGGCACGAACCCGTTCCGCTCGTTCGCGTTCACCGGCATCGTCTCCGGGCTGTGCCCGACCAGCGCGACGAGCTGGTCCGGGAAACGCAGGGCGTCCTCGCCGAGGGTGCCCACCACCTTGCCGGGGAACCGGTCGGCCAGCTGCGACGCGGGCAGCCGGTTCATCGCCTGGAACAGCTCCGGCGACACCAGCACCTCACCTGGCGCCGGGAACTTCGGCACCCCGGCGGGCAACGCGGCCCCGCCGGCGAGTTGTGCCACGTCCACGCGGTCGATCCGCCTGCCGTCGAAGAAGTCGGTGCTCGACGAGATCGACAGGGTCGGTGTGCCGCCGTCGCGGGAGCCGTACTGCTCCTGCCAGACCGCGCGCTCGGCGCGGGCCTGCGTCGCGAAGGGCAGGCTCAGCAGCAACAGGACCAGCCCCGTGGCCACCGCGACCCCCACCGCGGTGAGCAGGGTGGCGGTCCTGGTCCGCCGGTCCGCCCGCAGAACCTTGAACGCCAGCTGGACCGGGCTCACGGCAGCACCCCCACCTGCTCCGCGATGCGCCCGTCCCGGATGGTCACCGTGCGCGGCAGCGACGCGGCGAGTTCCACGTCGTGCGTCACGATGACCACCGACGCGCCCGCGTCCGAGGCCGCGACCAGCAGGGCGTCCATGGTGTCCTTGCCGGTGCGGGTGTCCAGCGCGCCGGTCGGCTCGTCGGCGAAGATCACCTTCGGCCGGTGCGTCAGCGCGCGGGCGATCGCCACCCGCTGCGCCTGACCGCCGGACAGCTCACCGGGGCGGGCCCCCTCCCGGCCCCGCAGCCCGAGGCGGCCGAGCCACTCCCGCGCCGCGCCGATCGCCTCGCGGCGCCTGGCTCCTCCGAGCAGCATCGGCAGCGCCACGTTCTCCTCCGCGGACAGCTCGGCCACGAGCATCCCCTGCTGGAACACGAAACCGAACTCGGTGCGCCGCAGCTCGCTGCGCTTGGTCTCGGACAGCTGGTCGACGCGCCTGCCGTCCAGCAGGATCTCGCCGCCGTCCGGCCGCAGGATCCCGGCCAGCACGTGCAGCAGCGACGTCTTGCCCGAGCCCGACGGGCCGACGACGGCGAGCGCCTCCCCGGCGTGGACGTCGACGTCGACGCCGGCCAGCGCCAGCTGCTCGCCGTACCGCTTGACGAGCCCCCGCCCGGACAACACGACACTCCCTTGTGGAGTCATGAACCTTCCCCTTCCGTTGTTCCCGCACAGCAGGTTCACAGGTGGGGCTGGGTGCCCGGATCGGCCGATCGGCCGATACGGGGTGGCCGGGCGGCCAAGGTGCGGGGACGCGCGGATCCTCTACCGTTCCGTTGTGCCGTTCTCCGATCGCGTGACCTCGGCCTGGCGATGGCTGGGTCTCGAAGGCGTCCTGCTGCTCGCCGCCTTCCTGTGCGATCTCGCGGTGGTGCTGCCGGCCAGTGTGGACTCGCTGGGACCGCGGGGCCGGGATCTCCT carries:
- a CDS encoding ABC transporter ATP-binding protein — encoded protein: MTPQGSVVLSGRGLVKRYGEQLALAGVDVDVHAGEALAVVGPSGSGKTSLLHVLAGILRPDGGEILLDGRRVDQLSETKRSELRRTEFGFVFQQGMLVAELSAEENVALPMLLGGARRREAIGAAREWLGRLGLRGREGARPGELSGGQAQRVAIARALTHRPKVIFADEPTGALDTRTGKDTMDALLVAASDAGASVVIVTHDVELAASLPRTVTIRDGRIAEQVGVLP